From Vidua macroura isolate BioBank_ID:100142 chromosome 8, ASM2450914v1, whole genome shotgun sequence, one genomic window encodes:
- the BMS1 gene encoding ribosome biogenesis protein BMS1 homolog produces MEEKEKKKHRAKHSGPKAEKKRKRYLNDLGIGDEENARKRNPKAFTVQSAVRMARTFHRTQDLKTKKHHIPVVDRTPLEPPPVVVVVVGPPKVGKSTVIKCLIKNFTRQKLVEIRGPVTIVSGKKRRLTIIECGCDINTMIDLAKVADLVLMLIDASFGFEMETFEFLNICQVHGFPKIMGVLTHLDTFKNNKQLKKTKKKLKHRFWTEVYPGAKLFYLSGMVHGEYQKQEIHNLGRFISVMKFRPLTWQTSHPYVLADRMEELTNPEDVRINPKCDRKISLYGYLRGAHLKNKSQIHMPGVGDFTVSDVSFLPDPCALPEQQKKRSLNEKEKLVYAPLSGVGGIVYDKDAVYIDLGGSHAHEKEEEEVRPNQELVQSLISTHSTIDVKMASSKVSLFMDSTPLGSEDVGQEFVMPKEERQVDLKTGRVRRKAVFEDDEKENDDAASDEEDDQEEGDEEEAVSEDGSDGDDENDAEEESERVLIREGMAVRRAKRLKTEVAQEEAVNELPAFADSDDDLEMSSEEEGETAPEDSEMEEDEEEEEEEGDIQRTCEDESSGSESEAANKRAESKQYDMDSERTETKSQISEHSPKRKAVLTTDSGNCTAEEASESEDENSSLEEGEELEEEESHEELEAEESNRNGFQHSQAKKADSVGQTKIKTVDTEDDDVENLLREEEEYEEKIDLSADTTGALKWKEDLTQKAAEAFLRQQRSTPNLRKLVYGKAVEDEDQESEDADDELGGLFRVSRPDKASKQKANALDCSKFLVEKLKDWDLEEVMSSIRDCFVTGKWEDDKDAAKLLEEDEELYGDFEDLETGVVHKGKAAAGGEQSGSEEEEEEDEKTSKLEPEEEEKKKERMDKKRKLKEMFDAEYDEGDATYFDDLKEEMHKQAQLNRAEFEDQDDETRVQYEGFRPGMYVRIEIENVPCEFVLNFDPHYPIILGGLGNSEGNVGYVQLRLKKHRWYKKILKTRDPLILSLGWRRFQTIPMFYMEDHNGRHRLLKYTPQHMHCGAAFWGPITPQGTGFLAVQSVSGTTPDFRIAATGVVLDLDKSITIVKKLKLTGFPFKIFKNTCFIKGMFNSQLEVAKFEGAAIRSVSGIRGQIKKALRAPVGAFRATFEDKLLMSDIVFVRTWYPVSIPTFYNPVTSLLKPAGEKDSWSGMKTTGQLRYERGIKLKQNKDSLYKPIVREKRHFNKLHIPKALQKALPFKNKPKNLEKKGKTPKDQWRPAVIREPHEKKISALLSALSTVNNYKIKKAKAKHREQLKEYLKVKQKEDEQKFKRQKEAKKKVYRILGQREKKRQKSSLKGSSKGEKSM; encoded by the exons atggaggaaaaagagaagaaaaagcatcGTGCAAAGCATAGCGGGCcaaaggcagagaagaaaaggaaacgTTATCTCAATGACCTGGGAATAGGCGATGAGGAGAATGCACGGAAGAGAAACCCCAAAGCCTTTACAGTGCAGTCCGCGGTGCGGATGGCCAGGACTTTCCATCG AACTCAGGATCTGAAGACTAAAAAGCATCACATTCCCGTGGTTGACCGGACTCCTTTGGAGCCACCTCCCGTGGTGGTGGTTGTGGTTGGCCCTCCCAAGGTTGGGAAGAGCACTGTAATAAAGTGTCTCATTAAGAACTTCACAAGGCAAAAGCTGGTTGAAATCCGGGGTCCTGTTACAATTGTTTCAG GTAAAAAACGCCGGCTGACCATTATTGAATGTGGATGTGACATTAACACGATGATTGACCTGGCTAAAGTTGCTGATTTG GTTCTCATGCTCATTGATGCCAGCTTTGGATTTGAGATGGAGACATTTGAATTCCTGAACATTTGCCAGGTACATGGCTTTCCCAAAATTATGGGAGTTCTAACCCACTTGGACACATTCAAGAACAACAAACAATTAAAGAAGACTAAAAAGAAGTTAAAGCACAGATTCTGGACTGAAGTGTATCCG GGTGCCAAGTTGTTTTATTTGTCCGGGATGGTTCATGGAGAATATCAAAAGCAGGAAATTCACAATTTGGGGCGTTTTATTTCGGTTATGAAATTCCGGCCTCTCACTTGGCAGACGTCTCACCCGTATGTTCTTGCAGACAG AATGGAAGAGCTGACAAACCCAGAGGATGTTCGAATCAATCCCAAATGTGACAGGAAGATATCACTGTATGGATACCTGAGAGGAGCACACCTAAAAAACAAAAGTCAAATTCATATGCCAG GTGTTGGAGACTTCACTGTAAGTGATGTGAGTTTCCTGCCAGACCCCTGtgctctccctgagcagcagaagaaacGCTCCTTAAATGAGAAAGAGAAGCTTGTCTATGCCCCTCTTTCAGGAGTCGGGGGTATTGTGTATGATAAAGATGCTGTTTACATTGACCTTGGTGGAAGCCATGCTCATGAAAAAGAAGAG gaggAAGTGAGGCCAAATCAGGAACTTGTTCAGAGCCTCATCTCCACACACTCAACCATTGATGTTAAGATGGCATCAAGCAAGGTCTCTCTCTTCATGGACTCTACACCCTTGGGTTCAGAAGATGTAGGACAAGA GTTTGTGATGCCAAAAGAAGAGAGGCAGGTGGATTTGAAGACCGGCAGAGTTCGTCGGAAGGCCGTATTTGAAGACGACGAGAAGGAAAATGATGATGCAGCAAGTGATGAGGAAGATGACCAAGAAGAAGGAGATGAAGAAGAAGCAGTGTCTGAAGATGGAAGTGATGGTGATGATGAAAATGATGCTGAGGAAGAAAGTGAGAGAGTGCTAATACGGGAAGGGATGGCTGTTAGGAGAGCCAAGCGTCTGAAAACAGAGGTGGCTCAGGAAGAAGCTGTGAATGAGCTCCCAGCATTTGCTgacagtgatgatgatctggagATGAGCtctgaagaagaaggagaaactGCCCCTGAAGACAGTGAGatggaggaagatgaggaggaggaagaggaggagggggacaTACAAAGGACTTGTGAAGATGAAAGCTCAGGTAGTGAATCTGAGGCTGCAAATAAAAGAGCTGAATCTAAGCAGTATGATATGGATAGTGAACGTACAGAAACGAAATCACAAATCTCAGAGCACAGtcccaaaagaaaagcagtgctCACTACTGATTCAGGAAATTGCACCGCGGAAGAAGCGTCAGAATCTGAGGATGAGAACTCTTCCCTTGAAGAGGGTGAGGAATTAGAGGAGGAGGAATCACATGAGGAATTAGAAGCTGAAGAGTCAAATAGGAATGGATTTCAGCACAGTCAAGCAAAGAAAGCTGATAGTGTTGGACAGACTAAAATTAAAACTGTAGATACTGAGGATGATGATGTGGAGAACCTGctaagagaggaagaggagtatgaagaaaaaatagatCTTTCTGCTGACACAACAG gTGCACTTAAATGGAAAGAGGACCTCACACAGAAGGCAGCTGAGGCCTTTCTAAGGCAGCAGCGATCAACCCCCAATCTTCGTAAACTTGTATATGGAAAAG CTGTGGAGGATGAGGACCAGGAGAGCGAGGATGCAGATGATGAACTTGGAGGTTTGTTTCGTGTCAGCCGTCCAGACAAAGCATCCAAACAGAAGGCTAATGCTCTTGACTGCTCCAAATTTCTGGTAGAAAAGCTGAAGGATTGGGATTTAGAAGAG GTTATGAGCAGTATTCGAGACTGCTTTGTTACTGGAAAGTGGGAGGATGATAAAGATGCAGCAAAGCTGTTGGAGGAAGATG AAGAGCTGTATGGAGATTTTGAAGATCTGGAAACTGGGGTTGTACACAaaggaaaggctgctgctggaggagagcag TCTGgaagtgaagaagaggaggaggaagatgaaaaaACGTCCAAACTAGAacctgaggaggaggagaagaaaaaggagcgcatggacaagaaaagaaaacttaaagaAATGTTTGATGCAGAATATGATGAAGGGGATGCCACATACTTTGATGATCTTAAAGAAGAAATGCATAAACAAGCACAG CTTAATCGAGCAGAATTTGAAGATCAAGATGATGAGACCAGAGTGCAGTATGAGGGATTCAGGCCTGGGATGTATGTTCGAATAGAGATTGAGAATGTGCCGTGTGAATTTGTCCTGAACTTTGATCCTCATTACCCTATCATCCTGGGTGGTCTCGGCAACAGCGAGGGAAATGTCGGCTATGTACAG CTGCGCCTGAAGAAGCACCGGTGGTACAAGAAGATCCTGAAGACGCGCGATCCCTTGATCCTGTCGCTGGGCTGGAGGCGCTTCCAGACCATCCCCATGTTCTACATGGAGGACCACAACGGGCGGCACCGGCTGCTGAAGTACACCCCGCAGCACATGCACTGCGGGGCGGCCTTCTGGG ggCCCATCACTCCTCAGGGGACAGGATTTTTGGCAGTGCAGTCTGTCAGTGGCACAACG CCTGACTTCCGGATTGCTGCCACAGGAGTTGTGCTCGATTTAGATAAATCCATAACTAttgtaaagaaattaaagctAACTGGTTTTCCATTCAAAATTTTTAAGAACACTTGTTTTATTAAG gGAATGTTTAACTCTCAGTTGGAAGTGGCTAAATTTGAAGGTGCAGCGATCCGTAGTGTGAGTGGCATCCGAGGACAGATCAAAAAGGCCCTCCGAGCTCCCGTGGGTGCTTTCAGAGCAACATTTGAAGACAAATTGCTGATGAGTG atattGTTTTTGTGAGGACTTGGTATCCTGTTTCTATCCCAACATTTTATAACCCCGTAACATCCCTGCTGAAACCAGCAGGTGAGAAAGATAGTTGGAGTGGAATGAAGACAACAGGCCAGCTGAGGTATGAGCGAGGCatcaaactgaaacaaaacaaggatTCTCTCTATAAg CCTATTGTGAGGGAGAAGAGGCACTTCAATAAGCTCCACATTCCTAAAGCCCTGCAGAAGGCACTACCTTTTAAGAACAAGCCTAAAAATCTTGAGAAGAAAGGCAAGACTCCAAAAGACCAGTGGAGACCAGCTGTTATCAGGGAGCCTCATGAAAAGAAG ATATCAGCTCTACTCAGTGCTTTGAGTACAGTGAATAATTACAAGATAAAGAAAGCCAAAGCAAAGCATCGGGAACAGCTTAAAGAATATCTCAAAGTTAAGCAGAAGGAGGATGAACAgaaattcaagaggcaaaaggaGGCTAAGAAGAAAGTCTACCGCATACTGggacaaagggagaaaaagaggcagaaGTCAAGCTTGAAAGGATCTAGTAAGGGAGAGAAGAGTATGTAA